Proteins co-encoded in one Streptomyces roseochromogenus subsp. oscitans DS 12.976 genomic window:
- a CDS encoding DUF6059 family protein, whose product MMGLAAATAVRVLKAIYGILAASGRMYVWMPLADLHPDRSDVPSHHPERLRPDLPLTDYERALEHELTTESRLP is encoded by the coding sequence ATGATGGGACTGGCAGCGGCGACGGCGGTACGCGTGCTGAAGGCGATCTACGGCATCTTGGCCGCGTCGGGCCGCATGTATGTCTGGATGCCCCTGGCAGACCTGCACCCCGACCGCTCCGACGTCCCGAGCCACCACCCGGAACGCCTCCGTCCCGACCTCCCCCTGACCGACTACGAACGCGCGCTGGAACACGAGCTGACAACGGAGAGCCGGCTGCCCTGA
- a CDS encoding helix-turn-helix transcriptional regulator, with protein sequence MLETLGLDTCSERVYRAMLAHPSEGVAALAERLGLSESDVRRSLDVLSSLSLIRSSAGQEAEFLTVSPEVAMELLLARRQADLAAQQERLEASRAAAAQLIAEYSMLNRGQDGSESEQLVGADEIRVRLAKLGEQAQSEVMTFAPGGAHTAEDLKASRGPNEALLSRGIRMRTVYLDSVRNHQPTLEHVAWLNSQGGRVRTMPTLPVRLIIIDRRLAVLPTDTSDARAGAVVLKGTGVVAALCALFEQVWTAAVPLGDAPSADSRGLAPQDAEALRLLASGLTDEAMAKRLGVSPRTARRIAADLMERLEARSRFQAGVHAVQNGWLPAGRH encoded by the coding sequence ATGCTGGAAACGCTGGGACTTGATACCTGCTCGGAACGGGTCTATCGGGCGATGCTGGCGCATCCGTCGGAGGGCGTCGCCGCACTGGCGGAGCGGCTCGGACTGAGCGAATCCGATGTCCGGCGGAGTCTCGACGTGCTCAGCTCGCTGTCCCTCATCCGGTCGTCGGCGGGACAAGAGGCCGAATTCCTGACAGTGAGCCCCGAGGTGGCGATGGAACTCCTGCTGGCCCGCCGCCAGGCGGATCTCGCCGCACAGCAGGAGCGGCTGGAAGCTTCCCGCGCGGCCGCCGCACAGCTGATCGCCGAGTACTCCATGCTGAACCGGGGGCAGGACGGCTCCGAGTCCGAGCAATTGGTGGGTGCTGATGAGATTCGCGTGCGACTTGCCAAACTCGGCGAGCAGGCCCAGTCCGAGGTCATGACCTTCGCACCCGGAGGTGCCCACACCGCCGAGGACCTGAAGGCGAGTCGCGGCCCCAATGAGGCCCTGCTCAGCCGGGGGATCCGGATGCGCACCGTGTATCTGGACAGTGTGCGCAACCATCAGCCCACGCTGGAGCACGTGGCGTGGCTGAACAGCCAGGGCGGGCGGGTACGCACCATGCCCACCCTGCCCGTCCGCCTGATCATCATTGATCGGCGTCTGGCCGTTCTGCCGACCGACACCTCCGACGCACGTGCCGGCGCGGTGGTGCTCAAGGGGACGGGTGTCGTGGCGGCGTTGTGCGCCCTCTTCGAGCAGGTCTGGACCGCGGCCGTTCCGCTGGGAGACGCTCCTTCGGCGGACTCCCGGGGACTCGCCCCACAGGACGCCGAGGCGTTGCGCCTGCTCGCGAGTGGTCTCACCGACGAGGCGATGGCAAAACGTCTGGGCGTTTCCCCGCGGACCGCGCGGCGCATCGCCGCCGATCTGATGGAACGCCTGGAGGCCAGGAGCCGGTTCCAGGCGGGCGTGCACGCGGTCCAGAACGGCTGGCTCCCGGCCGGCCGCCACTGA
- a CDS encoding acyltransferase domain-containing protein, which translates to MPLTADSAVIRRLIVRPGPAGEDWSPVPASAAAVSAVLRAFGRSPRDLPVRTVVYVGAHAPDPGLAPEHEGFAVRTASAPGRALRLAHQELYDGTADFALVAGFNEPEAGTITVYAVKRAAEAVADGDTVLGTLDFTAAGPDAAPELKALVHGHRATDPGRHRLLLWSGRDERDEQRVRGELLPLLSALHHEAFPALPTTVPCGTEPGPVRGAAVTVAALSAATVHKAKAVTATRPRPVALLFPGQGSQHHAMAAGLYGREPVFTAAFDAALSHMGDEGPRIRADWLTDGRPLIPIDDVRRAQPLLFAVDYALGRMVIGWGVRPTAVLGHSAGELVAATIAGAVALPDAVTMVMERVRQAVKIPPGGMLAVAAEEERLRPYLRDDVAIAAVNANQQTMLAGPAEPLAEIAGRLRADGLTVVTVPATSPFHSPAMAPASEAVEAAYRDIPLRPPTLPLYSGYTGELLRPEEALSPRFWARQITDTVYFKQALESLLAADDMLLIEAGPRQTLTAFARRHRAVRLGASAAVPLLPGRPGTAEADRQSVLTAAARLWTEGHVPSPVALSALWTWTADARHGNTPAATPQLAAATS; encoded by the coding sequence ATGCCGCTGACGGCTGACAGCGCGGTGATCCGGAGGCTGATCGTCCGGCCGGGTCCCGCGGGAGAGGACTGGTCGCCCGTGCCGGCGTCGGCCGCCGCGGTCTCCGCGGTGCTGCGGGCCTTCGGCCGCTCCCCGCGCGACCTGCCCGTACGGACCGTCGTCTACGTCGGTGCGCACGCGCCGGATCCCGGACTCGCCCCCGAGCACGAGGGCTTCGCGGTGCGGACCGCCTCGGCGCCCGGCCGCGCCCTGCGCCTGGCCCACCAGGAACTTTACGACGGCACCGCGGACTTCGCGCTCGTCGCCGGATTCAACGAGCCCGAGGCCGGGACCATCACGGTCTACGCGGTGAAACGCGCCGCGGAGGCGGTCGCGGACGGCGACACCGTCCTCGGCACACTCGACTTCACCGCCGCAGGCCCCGACGCCGCACCGGAGCTGAAGGCCCTGGTGCACGGGCACCGCGCCACCGACCCGGGCCGGCACCGGCTGCTGCTGTGGTCGGGCCGGGACGAGCGGGACGAGCAGCGGGTGCGCGGCGAACTGCTGCCCCTGCTCTCGGCTCTGCACCACGAGGCGTTCCCGGCGCTGCCCACCACGGTCCCGTGCGGCACCGAGCCCGGACCGGTGCGCGGCGCGGCCGTCACCGTCGCCGCGCTGTCCGCCGCCACGGTGCACAAGGCGAAGGCGGTCACCGCGACGCGGCCCCGGCCCGTCGCCCTGCTCTTCCCGGGCCAGGGCTCCCAGCACCACGCCATGGCGGCCGGCCTGTACGGGCGGGAGCCGGTGTTCACCGCCGCCTTCGACGCGGCCCTGTCCCACATGGGCGACGAGGGCCCGCGGATCCGGGCGGACTGGCTCACCGACGGCCGCCCCCTGATCCCCATCGACGACGTACGCCGGGCCCAGCCGCTCCTCTTCGCGGTCGACTACGCGCTCGGCCGCATGGTGATCGGCTGGGGGGTGCGCCCCACCGCGGTGCTGGGCCACAGCGCGGGCGAACTCGTCGCCGCGACCATCGCCGGTGCCGTCGCCCTGCCCGACGCGGTCACCATGGTCATGGAACGCGTCCGCCAGGCTGTGAAGATCCCGCCGGGCGGCATGCTGGCGGTGGCGGCGGAGGAGGAACGCCTGCGCCCCTACCTCCGCGACGACGTGGCGATCGCCGCGGTCAACGCCAACCAGCAGACCATGCTCGCGGGTCCGGCCGAGCCGCTCGCCGAGATCGCCGGGCGGCTGCGGGCCGACGGCCTCACCGTCGTCACCGTACCGGCGACCAGTCCCTTCCACTCCCCGGCGATGGCACCCGCGTCCGAAGCCGTGGAGGCGGCCTACCGGGACATCCCCCTCCGCCCGCCGACGCTGCCGCTGTACTCCGGGTACACGGGCGAGTTGCTGCGCCCCGAAGAGGCACTGAGCCCCCGCTTCTGGGCCCGCCAGATCACCGACACGGTGTACTTCAAACAGGCCCTGGAGTCCCTCCTCGCCGCCGACGACATGCTGCTGATCGAGGCAGGCCCCCGGCAGACCCTCACCGCCTTCGCCCGCCGGCACCGCGCGGTACGCCTCGGCGCCAGCGCCGCGGTACCCCTGCTCCCGGGCCGCCCCGGCACGGCGGAGGCCGACCGCCAGTCGGTCCTGACCGCGGCGGCCCGACTGTGGACCGAGGGCCACGTTCCCTCCCCGGTCGCGCTCTCCGCCCTGTGGACGTGGACCGCCGACGCCAGGCACGGGAACACCCCCGCCGCCACACCGCAGCTCGCCGCCGCGACCTCATGA
- a CDS encoding sugar phosphate isomerase/epimerase family protein, which translates to MRLAIINDEIDQSLDRAIGLATHLGYTGLEVRSVWNRPPHLLDDGQLRRIRETLASAGLEVAGFCPPALKCALPRTSQDAARVRAELEDAIRRARLLGSPTVRIFSFFRDGDPDPSAAATVARDVLAGLDWHGVEPLVESGTRTNTPTMRHLMDFLDQVGDDRLGALWDPGNSVFSGWDPQPFPADYTLGRERIKHVHVKDPAGRSGYVRMGDGDLPWREILTALSDDGYAGWLSLETHWRIGRVLTAGQRDEPWGDTFSEGGSEASATCMRLLSALLDDVRQSVGARA; encoded by the coding sequence ATGCGCCTGGCCATCATCAACGACGAGATCGATCAGAGCCTCGACAGGGCGATCGGCCTCGCAACACACCTGGGCTATACAGGACTTGAAGTGCGCTCGGTCTGGAACCGTCCGCCCCACCTGCTCGACGACGGCCAACTTCGCCGGATACGCGAGACGCTGGCGTCCGCCGGGCTCGAAGTCGCGGGCTTCTGCCCGCCCGCGCTCAAGTGCGCCCTGCCCCGGACAAGCCAGGACGCCGCGCGGGTGCGCGCCGAGCTGGAGGACGCCATTCGCCGGGCGCGCCTGCTCGGGTCGCCCACCGTGCGCATCTTCAGCTTCTTCCGCGACGGCGACCCGGACCCGTCCGCCGCCGCCACGGTGGCCCGCGATGTGCTCGCCGGCCTCGACTGGCACGGCGTGGAGCCCTTGGTGGAGTCCGGCACCCGTACCAACACCCCCACCATGCGCCACCTGATGGACTTCCTGGACCAGGTCGGCGACGACCGGCTCGGCGCGCTCTGGGACCCGGGCAACAGCGTGTTCAGCGGCTGGGACCCGCAGCCGTTCCCGGCGGACTACACGCTCGGCCGGGAGCGGATCAAGCACGTGCACGTGAAGGACCCGGCGGGCCGCAGCGGCTACGTCCGTATGGGTGACGGTGACCTGCCCTGGCGGGAGATCCTGACCGCTCTGTCCGACGACGGATACGCGGGCTGGCTGTCCCTGGAGACCCACTGGCGTATCGGCCGGGTCCTCACCGCCGGACAGCGCGACGAACCCTGGGGCGACACCTTCTCCGAAGGAGGCAGCGAGGCCAGCGCCACGTGCATGCGTCTCCTCTCCGCCCTGCTGGACGACGTCCGCCAGAGCGTGGGAGCCCGCGCATGA
- a CDS encoding ATP-grasp domain-containing protein, with amino-acid sequence MSAPRVLVLGGKAGILRKAADLGLDVVNIQKPSAFDPAAVAYCTQIHLMDYQDIPAVTALAEALHATSPFSRVLTQTEAAQVVAGHLTTHLGLPGNGDEITRALHDKRALRELLNARGLGPVAVERGTDRSALRDFVRRHGAAVVKPTMGSGSLGVRLIHSAEEADAAWDWLESFGLKDFMVEELLTGTELSVETFSCAGDHTVLAVTGKDTGAGVVELGHVVPARISPEQADTVAEFTCQVLDAVGLVDGTAHTEIMLTGQGPRVIESHARRGGDRINDLVEIACGVDMEQLAYRQALPGFRVPGISGAGCAAAIRFLTAEPGRVVAVEGIEEARSLDGVLDVRIQVEPGDTVRPLHWSEDRCGQILVRAEDSERAEALARRAAGLITIRTVPQGQDAAVDEPLTLGRLLTEVDEVLDPFAAAHAH; translated from the coding sequence ATGTCAGCACCCCGCGTCCTCGTCCTCGGGGGCAAGGCCGGAATCCTCCGCAAAGCCGCCGACCTGGGACTGGATGTGGTCAACATCCAGAAGCCCAGTGCCTTCGACCCGGCGGCCGTGGCCTACTGCACCCAGATCCACCTGATGGACTATCAGGACATACCGGCCGTGACCGCGCTCGCCGAAGCGCTGCACGCGACCTCACCGTTCAGCCGCGTCCTCACCCAGACGGAGGCGGCCCAGGTCGTCGCCGGCCACCTGACCACCCACCTCGGGCTACCAGGCAACGGCGACGAGATCACCCGCGCCCTGCACGACAAGAGGGCGCTTCGCGAACTGCTCAACGCCCGGGGCCTCGGCCCTGTGGCGGTCGAGCGAGGCACCGATCGAAGCGCCCTGCGGGACTTCGTACGGCGCCACGGCGCGGCTGTCGTCAAGCCCACGATGGGCTCCGGCAGTCTCGGCGTACGTCTGATCCACTCCGCGGAGGAGGCCGACGCGGCCTGGGACTGGCTGGAGTCGTTCGGCCTGAAGGATTTCATGGTGGAGGAACTCCTCACCGGAACCGAGCTCAGCGTGGAGACCTTCAGCTGCGCCGGCGACCATACGGTCCTGGCCGTCACCGGCAAGGACACCGGTGCGGGCGTGGTCGAACTGGGCCACGTCGTCCCCGCCCGGATCTCCCCGGAACAGGCGGATACCGTCGCCGAGTTCACCTGCCAGGTCCTGGACGCGGTCGGGCTGGTCGACGGCACGGCACACACCGAGATCATGCTCACCGGCCAGGGCCCGCGCGTGATCGAGTCGCATGCCCGGCGCGGCGGCGACCGGATCAATGACCTGGTCGAGATCGCCTGCGGCGTGGACATGGAGCAGCTCGCCTACCGGCAGGCCCTCCCCGGCTTCCGCGTGCCCGGCATCTCCGGGGCGGGGTGCGCAGCGGCGATCCGGTTCCTCACCGCGGAGCCCGGCCGGGTGGTGGCCGTCGAGGGCATCGAGGAGGCCCGCTCCCTCGACGGAGTCCTCGACGTCAGGATCCAGGTCGAACCAGGGGACACGGTACGCCCGCTGCACTGGTCGGAGGACCGCTGCGGCCAGATCCTGGTCCGTGCCGAGGACAGCGAGCGTGCCGAGGCTCTCGCACGCCGGGCCGCCGGCCTGATCACCATCCGTACCGTTCCGCAGGGCCAGGACGCCGCTGTCGACGAGCCTCTCACCCTCGGACGCCTGCTCACCGAGGTTGACGAGGTCCTGGATCCGTTCGCCGCTGCCCATGCCCACTGA
- a CDS encoding glycoside hydrolase family 16 protein, producing MRPSISPARLGVVGTAVALLLLPFATQASAATSVTQDRLSPTAMTAGVAGSAQLTVHSSSCFTAKTLGVGVRDASGKNLDFPGNASNVRICPNGVHFTSASRTLTAGTYTVFGFWQESGGAWHNLPSHTLTVNKAPSTATTPSSGNSGSPISGQSLVWSDNFSGGIAWNSKWVGDKSSSYRYGDQNPDDNKLDWLDPSAVTTSNGVATFTAKPSSHILENGKKAWTTGLLTTEGSSEGFQVKTGDYAETRVKLPAGAGAWPALWTWKNGNGEIDSFEYHPDNPNLLELTNHVTSGSDYYTDSGAVAPGQWVTIGTHYGAGSVDWYVNGKKVYSDGHGVGSNFSAYLILNLSISAGKYHPAPTGSTPITMQADYVKVYR from the coding sequence ATGCGCCCTTCCATATCTCCTGCCCGCCTGGGCGTGGTCGGCACGGCCGTCGCGCTGCTGCTCCTGCCGTTCGCCACCCAGGCCTCCGCCGCCACCTCCGTCACCCAGGACAGGCTGAGCCCGACCGCGATGACCGCGGGCGTCGCCGGCTCGGCCCAGCTGACCGTGCACTCCTCCAGCTGCTTCACGGCCAAGACGCTCGGCGTCGGCGTCCGTGACGCCTCCGGCAAGAATCTGGACTTCCCGGGCAACGCATCGAATGTCCGGATATGCCCGAATGGAGTGCACTTCACCAGTGCCTCGCGCACGCTGACGGCCGGGACGTACACCGTCTTCGGCTTCTGGCAGGAATCGGGCGGGGCCTGGCACAACCTGCCGTCGCACACGCTCACGGTGAACAAGGCCCCGTCCACCGCGACCACGCCCTCGTCCGGCAACAGCGGCTCGCCGATATCCGGCCAGTCCCTGGTCTGGTCGGACAATTTCTCCGGCGGCATCGCCTGGAACTCGAAGTGGGTCGGTGACAAGAGCTCGTCCTACCGGTACGGCGACCAGAACCCGGACGACAACAAGCTCGACTGGCTGGACCCGAGCGCCGTCACCACCTCGAACGGCGTCGCGACCTTCACCGCCAAGCCCTCCTCGCACATCCTGGAGAACGGCAAGAAGGCGTGGACCACCGGCCTGCTCACCACCGAGGGCTCCAGCGAGGGCTTCCAGGTGAAGACCGGCGACTACGCCGAGACCAGGGTCAAGCTGCCCGCCGGCGCCGGCGCCTGGCCGGCCCTGTGGACCTGGAAAAACGGCAACGGTGAGATCGACTCCTTCGAGTACCACCCGGACAACCCGAACCTGCTGGAGCTGACCAACCACGTCACCTCCGGCTCCGACTACTACACCGACTCCGGCGCGGTCGCCCCCGGCCAGTGGGTCACCATCGGCACCCACTACGGCGCCGGCTCGGTGGACTGGTACGTCAACGGCAAGAAGGTCTACTCCGACGGCCACGGCGTGGGCAGCAACTTCTCCGCGTACCTGATCCTCAACCTGTCGATCAGCGCCGGCAAGTACCACCCCGCGCCCACGGGCTCGACACCGATCACCATGCAGGCGGACTACGTGAAGGTGTACCGCTGA
- a CDS encoding sulfotransferase family protein produces MTGPVLLVGCQRSGTTALSYALSSAFAAAGGHFTVNGKLPYLLDRWLTPVDLEARHFRADEVLYALDRKPPQGTGVEVWRAQAEAALRRAARDVAEGAVRDADELAHRITSESYAGFPYWGDKYNEYLLHLPRLGRMLPDARFLVLVRHPDEVADSMLRWTGDRPWCPVSRAAAHAKWTAWNAAWLEFSASLPTDRFLVAEYRDVCRGEATARMEAFLGLELTPFLTELAPRTHEVTGGALPAETERVWSALTDQARPVPSVGH; encoded by the coding sequence ATGACCGGCCCCGTGCTCCTGGTCGGCTGCCAGAGGTCAGGGACGACCGCGCTGTCGTACGCGCTGAGCTCCGCATTCGCCGCGGCCGGCGGACACTTCACCGTCAACGGCAAACTGCCCTACCTGCTCGACCGCTGGCTCACCCCGGTCGACCTGGAAGCCCGTCACTTCCGCGCCGACGAGGTCCTGTACGCGTTGGACCGCAAGCCTCCGCAGGGAACCGGGGTAGAGGTGTGGCGCGCCCAGGCGGAGGCCGCTCTGCGCCGCGCCGCGCGCGACGTCGCCGAGGGCGCCGTCCGGGACGCGGACGAACTGGCGCACCGCATCACGAGCGAGAGCTACGCCGGCTTCCCGTACTGGGGTGACAAGTACAACGAGTACCTGCTCCACCTGCCGAGGCTGGGCCGCATGCTGCCCGACGCCCGCTTCCTGGTGCTGGTGCGGCACCCCGACGAGGTCGCCGACTCCATGCTGCGGTGGACCGGTGACCGGCCCTGGTGTCCGGTCAGCCGTGCCGCCGCCCACGCCAAGTGGACCGCGTGGAACGCCGCCTGGCTGGAGTTCTCGGCCTCGCTCCCGACGGACCGGTTCCTGGTCGCCGAGTACCGGGACGTGTGCCGGGGCGAGGCGACGGCCCGGATGGAGGCATTCCTCGGCCTGGAACTCACGCCGTTCCTCACCGAATTGGCGCCCCGCACGCACGAGGTCACGGGCGGTGCGCTCCCTGCCGAGACCGAGCGCGTGTGGTCCGCCCTCACGGATCAGGCCCGGCCCGTGCCCTCCGTCGGCCACTGA
- a CDS encoding Gfo/Idh/MocA family protein, translating into MTIAVGLVGYGAAGRQHVQALQDAGFADVRAIVEENPDVETPPGIPRYTSWQHLLTDRSIRLVALCTPPGGRAELAEQALEAGKAVLLEKPPATSTAELDRLVETARRTGNPIGVMLQHRLRLPDKVLAWDWPAATSAVLEVSRFRPAAHFQRASWRGDPANALGGITAHLGVHYLDLACQLLGEPSEVRVTGTRELAPGIETRTAGVVRFAGGATLSFAVTAESGSRTERLDLLGPDRRLLVEDGRVTGDDLGEPFAAPAAHTPELRREVYRDMVEAIATGRTPRRCHLAGARAVTMILEALSAPAGVLV; encoded by the coding sequence GTGACCATCGCGGTAGGACTCGTCGGATACGGCGCGGCCGGACGCCAGCACGTCCAGGCCCTTCAAGACGCGGGTTTCGCGGACGTACGCGCGATCGTGGAAGAGAACCCCGACGTCGAGACGCCGCCCGGCATTCCGCGCTACACGTCCTGGCAGCACCTGCTCACCGACCGCTCCATCCGGCTCGTCGCGCTGTGCACACCGCCCGGCGGCCGGGCGGAGCTGGCGGAGCAGGCCCTGGAGGCCGGCAAGGCCGTGCTGCTGGAGAAGCCGCCCGCCACCTCCACTGCCGAGCTCGACCGCCTCGTCGAGACGGCGCGGCGCACCGGCAACCCGATCGGCGTCATGCTCCAGCACCGGCTGAGGCTGCCGGACAAGGTGCTCGCCTGGGACTGGCCCGCTGCGACGTCGGCGGTCCTGGAGGTCTCCAGGTTCCGCCCGGCGGCGCACTTCCAGCGCGCCTCCTGGCGGGGCGACCCTGCCAACGCGCTGGGCGGCATCACCGCCCACCTGGGCGTGCACTACCTCGACCTGGCCTGCCAGCTGCTCGGCGAGCCCAGCGAGGTGCGGGTGACGGGCACCCGTGAGCTGGCGCCCGGCATCGAGACCCGTACCGCCGGTGTGGTGCGGTTCGCCGGCGGCGCAACGCTGAGCTTCGCCGTGACCGCCGAGTCCGGCTCCCGGACCGAGCGTCTCGACCTGCTCGGTCCCGACCGGCGGCTGCTGGTCGAGGATGGCCGGGTCACCGGCGACGACCTCGGTGAACCGTTCGCCGCCCCGGCCGCCCACACGCCGGAGCTGCGTCGCGAGGTCTACCGGGACATGGTCGAGGCGATTGCCACCGGCCGCACACCGCGCCGCTGCCACCTGGCGGGCGCCCGGGCTGTGACCATGATCCTGGAGGCTCTCTCCGCGCCTGCCGGGGTACTGGTATGA
- a CDS encoding LuxR C-terminal-related transcriptional regulator — MARRTVTSEELSELVYRAALQDVNWTMESIALRAGIATPAVEEALDHLETAGLVRPSRNSPGGYDAVDPNIALMRLFSLEDQQLARHQEEVSRTRRAISIIMRDFLGVSSARRRTVELETLATAEGVIAFLDDAAAVARGRVWSMYGGAALSADAVDAMLLRDSAMAASGVALRLLFPRSHAKDQMFSGYLEELAGAGAEVRLAAHLPASMVVVDDDLALLSVDPEDEWAPALAVHGRDLVPTLQALYDHCWLTAERWDGHAAVQEPAAVGGETPLSPEERAIVQFLVEGMKDDAIARRLGVSTRTLSRMIASLLERLGVQTRFQAALELSRRGWLAVSGPALASV, encoded by the coding sequence ATGGCAAGGCGGACGGTCACTTCGGAGGAACTGAGCGAGCTGGTGTACCGGGCGGCGCTCCAGGATGTGAACTGGACCATGGAGTCCATCGCCCTGCGTGCCGGCATCGCCACGCCCGCGGTCGAGGAGGCGCTCGACCACCTGGAGACCGCCGGACTGGTAAGGCCCTCCCGGAACTCTCCCGGCGGATACGACGCGGTGGATCCGAATATCGCGCTGATGCGCCTCTTCTCACTGGAGGACCAGCAGCTCGCCCGCCACCAGGAAGAGGTGTCCCGAACGCGCCGGGCGATCTCCATCATCATGCGGGATTTCCTCGGCGTCAGCTCGGCCCGGCGCAGGACGGTCGAGCTGGAGACCCTGGCAACCGCGGAAGGCGTCATCGCCTTTCTGGATGACGCCGCGGCGGTGGCCCGTGGGCGCGTCTGGTCGATGTACGGGGGCGCGGCGCTCAGCGCCGACGCTGTTGACGCGATGCTGCTGCGGGACTCGGCCATGGCCGCTTCAGGGGTGGCCCTTCGGCTGCTCTTCCCGCGAAGTCACGCGAAGGACCAGATGTTCTCCGGCTACCTGGAGGAACTGGCCGGAGCAGGGGCCGAGGTGCGGCTGGCGGCGCACCTGCCGGCGTCGATGGTCGTCGTCGACGACGACCTCGCGTTGTTGTCCGTGGATCCCGAGGACGAGTGGGCCCCGGCACTGGCGGTCCACGGCCGTGACCTCGTACCGACGCTCCAGGCACTGTACGACCACTGCTGGCTCACAGCCGAGCGCTGGGACGGCCACGCCGCGGTGCAGGAGCCGGCTGCCGTGGGAGGCGAGACGCCCCTCAGCCCGGAAGAGCGGGCCATCGTGCAGTTCCTCGTGGAGGGGATGAAGGACGACGCCATCGCGCGGCGGCTCGGTGTCTCCACGAGGACCCTCAGCAGGATGATCGCCTCGCTGCTGGAGCGGCTCGGCGTGCAGACCCGCTTCCAGGCGGCCCTCGAACTCAGCCGACGGGGCTGGCTGGCCGTTTCCGGCCCCGCTCTGGCTTCGGTCTGA
- a CDS encoding glycosyltransferase, whose protein sequence is MHAEPAPDISVVVATRDRPADVLHLLNALRVCDTGAITEVILVDDASGRPLETPCGEWPFRLRLLRNDVRRGAAASRNLAAEAAHGQVLAFLDDDARPLPDWCAVLCETLTADRAAITGRVLPFDSGVVSRARQHRYDTRYDAHAPYSAVRFFAGGNSAVWTDRFRAAGGFPDLVTASDNGLVERVAEQGGEVIFVPELRVAHRNSKGARIAFREAWRSGRLAGGSRPVDCWRQFRGAARTQPWAADRPAAGLNTALQAAHSLARALPTR, encoded by the coding sequence ATGCACGCCGAGCCCGCACCCGACATTTCCGTGGTCGTCGCCACCAGAGACCGGCCGGCCGACGTCCTGCACCTGCTGAACGCGCTGCGCGTCTGCGACACCGGAGCCATCACCGAGGTGATCCTGGTGGACGACGCGTCTGGACGCCCACTCGAAACCCCCTGCGGAGAATGGCCGTTCAGGCTGCGTCTGCTGCGCAACGACGTGCGGCGCGGAGCCGCCGCCAGCCGCAATCTCGCCGCCGAGGCCGCGCACGGGCAGGTGCTCGCCTTCCTTGACGACGACGCACGTCCACTGCCCGACTGGTGCGCGGTGCTGTGCGAGACGCTGACCGCCGACCGGGCGGCGATCACCGGCCGCGTCCTGCCCTTCGACAGTGGCGTGGTCTCCCGGGCACGTCAGCACCGCTACGACACCAGGTACGACGCCCATGCCCCCTACAGCGCCGTGCGCTTCTTCGCCGGAGGCAACTCGGCCGTCTGGACGGACCGGTTCCGCGCCGCGGGCGGGTTCCCCGACCTCGTCACCGCCAGCGACAACGGGCTCGTGGAACGAGTGGCCGAGCAAGGGGGCGAGGTGATCTTCGTGCCAGAACTGCGCGTCGCCCACCGCAACAGCAAGGGGGCCCGCATCGCCTTCCGCGAGGCGTGGCGCTCCGGCCGTCTCGCCGGCGGGAGCCGGCCCGTCGACTGCTGGCGCCAGTTCCGAGGCGCAGCGCGCACCCAGCCGTGGGCCGCCGACCGCCCGGCTGCCGGCCTCAACACCGCTCTCCAGGCAGCGCACTCCCTCGCCAGGGCGCTGCCGACCCGGTGA
- a CDS encoding acyl carrier protein codes for MLRESAGEEEGIDLDGDVLDTPFLELGYDSLALLQVIGEVQRTYGISVPDDAVVDAETPRALLELINSGQGNEA; via the coding sequence ATGCTGCGCGAGAGCGCGGGTGAGGAGGAGGGCATCGACCTGGACGGCGACGTCCTCGACACCCCGTTCCTGGAACTCGGCTACGACTCGCTCGCCCTGCTCCAGGTCATAGGAGAGGTCCAGCGCACCTACGGCATCAGCGTCCCGGACGACGCGGTCGTCGACGCCGAGACGCCCCGTGCCCTGCTCGAGCTCATCAACTCCGGCCAGGGCAACGAAGCCTGA